The following are encoded together in the Monodelphis domestica isolate mMonDom1 chromosome 5, mMonDom1.pri, whole genome shotgun sequence genome:
- the LOC103104108 gene encoding prolactin-inducible protein homolog: MPPLQALVRHGITALILGLCLQLVIGQNEQNRMPLIVSLAPIPDGKSMEPTEVTCSVSTELRECLPMKVSISSNKPLNCDPPPYDQEACICPEDLPRKFFFNVCSKGNVSLTCMAVAINEKNICEPGKGVFPINGFFYYHRRPYKVTT; encoded by the exons ATGCCTCCTCTCCAGGCACTAGTGAGACACGGCATTACTGCATTGATCCTGGGGCTCTGCCTACAACTAGTCATTGGGCAGAATGAACAGAA CCGGATGCCACTTATTGTGAGCCTGGCTCCAATACCAGATGGTAAATCAATGGAACCAACTGAAGTCACATGTAGTGTTTCAACTGAACTGAGAGAATGCCTGCCA ATGAAAGTCAGTATTTCAAGCAACAAACCCCTTAACTGTGATCCTCCACCTTATGACCAAGAAGCCTGTATATGTCCTGAGGATCTTCCACGTAAATTCTTCTTTAATGTGTGCAGCAAag GCAATGTATCTTTGACCTGCATGGCTGTGgcaattaatgaaaaaaacatCTGTGAACCTGGAAAAGGTGTGTTTCCAATAAATGGCTTCTTTTATTACCACAGGAGACCATACAAAGTAACAACCTAA